GCCATGATCATGTGTCGCTGTTGCTGATCCACGAATTTTTCAGAGGCGTGAAGGTTAATACCTGTTGCACCAGAGCGGTTGAGGATGAGAACATCGAGTAAACCTCCATTGAATTGACTAACCGTTTCAACCTTTGCCTTTGGACTAACTTCTTTGGTTGAGCGAAAGCCATAGCCTTTTTCTCCGGTGGAGGTGTAATCGATCGTGTGCTGCCGTCCGGTAATCTCGCCAACCCGATAGCCTTCCTGATCGAGCCGCCACTTGATATAGTCAATGGAACTGAGGGGAATGGTAGACAGATCTACTTCATCAACCAAGGCACTCGCATCTTCATATGCTGCGAGTGCTTCATCTCCTAGCTCCTCATCCGTCATCCGCCTGCGGATGGCATTTCCTTCGTAATCTTTAATCGTGACATCACGGGAGCGTTCCAGGTAGCGACCGAGAACATCCCCGAAGGAAATGTTGATGGCATCGCCCGGATTCAAGTTGTGATCATCGGCGTACTGTTTGATGAATGCTGCCATCGTATTGGCAACCGCAATCACAGGTTTTTGCCCTCGCTCGATTGCTGCGATCGCCTCCTGCACGGTTGCCTCAGCCTTCTGACACAGCAAGCCTTGATCGATCGCGTTGTTCATCAACGATGTGAAGTGGGTCGATCTCGCCCCGGTTTGCCCAATCGAGTTATCTTCGCTGGCGGCCTTGGCTTCTTTCTTCAGTTGTTTGCTGAGTTTCTGAACAGCCTTTTCCTTGACTAAATCAAACTGACTGATCGCCCGCATGATGCCAGAGATGCTATCCGCAATCTCGCGATCGACCCCAACCGTCTTGGCGGCAAACGTGACCCCCTCAAACGATCGCTCTCGCCTGAGCATTTGACCGGAGGCCACAAATTTGGTGGCCATCATTTGCTGGAGTGGGACTCCCCCTCTTTGAGAGTTCGCTGCAAGGATGAAATGTCCGTCACTGCTGCGGTAGCATCGGATCTCCGTGCATAGAGATCCATCACAGCGGGGTCTTTAACAGCGGTGGCACTGGCAAAAGCTACTCCAGCACAGCGATCGACTAGTTCTCGCACGAATTCAGCGCGATCCGGGGCTGCACTGGCAATTTTCCATCCTTTTTCTCCAATACTGCCTCCCGCTTCATGAGCCTCATCAAAAATAAAAACGGCTTTCGGAGCGAGCGATCGCAAAAGATCCCGACGAAAGGGTTCTTCGCTCTGAACGGTTTGCAGCTGGCTGTAGGTGGTGAAAACTGCGTGATATCCCCCCATTCCTTGTTCTAAAAGTTGTTGCATTTCTGCCTGCTTCTGGGGTGGGGAGACTGCTTTTAGTTTCGTTCCATCTGGCAGATCCAACGTTGTGTTGCTATTGGTTGCAAAGATTGTGACGCCTGGTTTACCGATGTCTGCCAAGTCTTCTAGCATCGATACATAGAGGTTGGGCTTCTGGGTGACAAAAATTGGAATGTATCCCTGGTTAATGGCATCCACAATTTGGCTGGCGCAGAAGCGTCCCTTTCCATTCCCTGTTTGGTCGCCATTGAGAAATACTTTGTTGCGATCGCGCTGCCAAAACGCCAGAGCATTTGCATCAATTTGCTCAGCGTAGAGATACTGCCACATCTGCTCTTTGGATTCATACCCCAACCGCTGCTGCACAAAGGCATCAACATCACCCACAACTTGCTCTAATTTGTCGAGGGCAATCTGAGCTGCTGTTGCCATGTTGGCTGGAATTAGGGTGCCGGGTGTTCTACCTTGGCTGCGGGGAATGTAAGCCACATTCAATGGAGCATCCGAGCTAGGATGCTCTTGCTCTGTGATTGACATGGGTCGAATCCTTACTGCTGTATTGGGATAAAGGTTTAATCGCTGGTCATGCCGTAGGTCAGATTGGATAGCCAGTTCTCCAGCGTGAAATTGTCGTGGTCCTCCTGCAAGCCCTGTTGCATCTCTGGGCTGCTTGGCTGAATGGGAAAGGGAAAATCTAATTCCGTCTCCGAGAATCGAATCCTGAATGTCTCGTTGCGTTCCAGAAATGTCTCTGCCCATTCCTCGGTCCACCACCATAGGGCCTCGAGTTCCTGAGTCTCGGAGTTCTCGTATAAGCTGGGAGACTCCTGGAGATAAAGCTTCCTCAACCCCTGAGCGAGTCTGCGGTGCGTCTGCACCTGATCCTCGCCACTGCGCTCCATCCAGGTGTGAATTAGCCACTGAATTCGCAGCATCATCAGACGGTTGTAATCCCGCTCGCTCATCTGGCTCATCCCCCATGGGATTTTGACCATCAATAATTCCTGATCCCCTAATTCTGGGCTCCAAACGGATGGGTAGCTCGCGTAATCCTGATAATCTGGTTGCTGGTTGCTGGATGGGTTCATTGGGGAGTAGCTCCTTGAGGGCATCGAAGGATTTATAAATGGGCGGGACATCGGCGGCTGGTAACTCTCTGACTGCTTGCCCTCTGCCCTCAATTACAATCAGGTCGATCGGGAAACCCGCCCCCTGCTTGCGGTAAAGATCACCCCAAATCGAAATATGTTGAGTAACCTGGTATTGCTGATAGAGAGCGTAGAAGAAGCCTCGGCTCTCAATGGCGTTGTAGCGATTCGAGCGGAGATCTTCGTCTAATCCCAGCTTGCCTCCGAGGATCAGTACCGCTCGACCGTCATCCTTCATGGCTTCTAAGGCTTTGAAGGCGATCGCCTGATCGATCTGACGAGTGCCCCTCCGATTGCCAGGGATGGCAAAGCGTTTAATTCTGCCCTTCTCATCGTGGATGGGTCCGAACGGTGGGTTGGCGATCACAACATCCACTGCTTCGCTTGGACGATACTGACTGGCATCAAACTGGGTGAGTTGGCGATAACCTCGCTGGGTCAATTCGGCATGGCGATCGCTGTTCAACTCGTTGGCAATGACCTGGGCAGGATTGGCTTCAATGAGTAGGGCACCATTTCCAGCTGTTGGTTCATAGACGGTGGTTTCTGGATTGATTCCCGCTAGAGTGGAAGCTAGATAGGCAATCGGAATAGGAGTGCTGTATGCCTGCTGTAGGACTGAGGTAGAAGATCGAACGCCGAGAACAGGCTGGCGATTCATCAGGTCAATAAGCTTGTCGTAGGCCTGGTGAGTCGTGGCTGATCCTGCAATGAAGATAGGAGCGACCCGGACGAGCGCCGCTTCCATCGCCTCATCCACCACTTTAGTGAGCGCGCTGCCAGGGGGAATACGCTCTCCCAACACCGCCTCGGCCTGCTGCCGCGCCCGGTTAATGCGGGCGTAATGTTCTCCTTGCAATAGCGAACTGTGGAACGCCCGAATCAGGGCTTCCTTACGCTCATTCATAAATTGACTAATTGGGTTATGGGAGTCGAGATTCGATGCCAAACATCTCGTCGAGCTTGGCTTTTAGGTCTGGGTCTTCCTCGCGCATGACGGGCGGAGTCTCTTCGTCGAACACCGCATCCGGGTTATCGGGCGGGAGTACTGCATTCGATGCGGCTTGCTGTTGCAGCCACCATTGTTGCCATTGAAGGGGTAAGGCGTCGGGGTCTACCATATTTAACCTCGCTCCATTTCTCGATTGAATGGTTGGATTGTGTCACTGCTTATTTCATCAGCAGCTAAGGCCAGCGTCGCTTCTTGTGCCATCTCTGCCAGTTGTTGAATTTCTGTGGGGGTGAAATTCGTCTGAACGCGATCGCCATCTAGGATCAGAAGGTGGCCATTGGAGGTACTGGCAACTAAGCCTGCTCCTTGTCGTTGGATCGCCATTCCCGTTTCGGGGCTCTCCAGTTCTCTGACTCCCGTTTGCTCAAAAAAGGATTGCAGTTGATTTAATGTGACCAGCTCCAGTCGTTGTTCCTGTTGCACCCTGAACGCGATTGCTTGATGGATCGCCTGAGTTTCCACCAAATCCTCCGTAACTTCAACGTGCCCCACCACAGAACTTGCGGGCGTGGGTCGCCCAAGGTCATCTACGGATACTAGAAGCACAGGCGACTCGGACAACACCTCGTGATGTAGGGTCTCGACATTTCCCATCTGTTGTCCGTTCGTCGCCTCTACCTCTGAAAGGGGACGTTGCTGCATTTCGAGTGACGGAGTATCCGAGAAAAAAGCTAGCAGTTTTTTGGGCATCGGGGCCTGAGGTGGTAGATTTCGCTGCCGTTGCAGTTCTTCATTCAGCAGCTGGTAGACGAGATTGAGGTCGTCCGTTAGGTTCTCAGGGGCTTGAATGGTTGAGTCTAAATTGAATGGGTCGAAGTCCAAGATAATGTCTCGCTCGGGAGAGAGCGTCACATCCACCCCCTGCTGCTCATCCATGACGTAGAGACCCCGGCCTCCATCCGGTTGCTCCGGGGCGTAGTGCTGAAGCATATAGCGAGATAAATCCTCAACCTGGTCAGGAGTGGCGTTGAGTTGACTTACCGCGATCGCGTCGGCTTGAATCTTGACGATTTCTGGGTACAAGGTATTCACCTGAACCTGCCCATCGGCGATCGCAAAGTGTTCTATGTTGTCCACTTCAATGCGGGCAGCAGTGTGCGCCATTTTTACGGGTAGCGATCGCTCAGACTCGATGGGATATTCCAGAAGTTGCCGTAACGTGATGATTTGTTCGGGGCGCAACTCCTCCAAAGCGGGGAGCAAAAGTGGGAGGGGGCGCTCAATCACCGCATCTCCTAGCTCAATCCGGACGGAAGTTTCAGTCGGGTCCAAGTTGAGAGGCACTCGAGGTGAGAGCCCTAAGGGGTCGGAATCCCGGTAGGGCAGTGCGGCAAAATCCCTCCCTTCGATCCGTAAGCGCTCTGGTTGCCCTTCTAGTACCGGAGGGGATACCTGCCCGCCGAGTGCTGGCATCGGATCTCCTGCCAACAACCCCTGTTTTGGCCCTTCCTCGACCTCAATATCAATCCGAGGTATTGCCTCTGGCTGCGTACTACTCTCGAGGTCTAGTTTGGCGAGGAGTCGGGCGATCGCCTCACAGATTTGATTGATATCGTGTTGCACTCGGTGAGCTGCACCTGCATCCATAAAAACCATTGACTCACCTCCTTTAACGTTTCACTTTCAATTTGCCGTTGGCGATGGAGGTTTCTTCCATGGGTTGCGGTAAGATGCGCTCCGCTTCCGCTTCTCGCTCAGCAATCATGCGTTCGGTGTAGATTCGCAATTCGTCTCGAGTCAATTTGGGTTGAGGACTGCGCTCGGCGAGTCGTCCTTTCACCTTCTGATTCCAAAGCTTCCGGGCTTTGTTCTGCTGTTGTTCAATCGCTTCAGTGAGTTTGATTTTTTGAGCGATCGGAATACTCACTTCATCTTTGAGTGAGATTGCGGGATTAATCAAAATACACTTTCCCGGAGCCAGCCTGAGAAACTGATCCGGGCTAAAGAGTTTGCGGGTGCGTTCATTGTCTGAGACATTGGTGCTGGCTTTACCGCCACTGCGCCCCTTGGATTTCTGCTTCAGAGCCAAATGCTCTTCGCCAATATAGTCACTCGACCACTGGGCTGATTTCAGCTCCTGCGGGTTAAACCAGGCTTTGGTGGCACAGTTCGACAAAATGGTGCGCGACATCGCCTCACCGTAGCGCTGTTCCAACTGGCCAAAATCTTGATAGCCCATAATGGTAATGGCTCCTGCCGAGCGCTGTGTGGCAAAGGCAGTGGCTAAATCAATTCCCACGGTTGGCGCTTCATCGAGGATAAAGACAAAGGGGTCTTTACGGGCGATCGCCACATTGCGGTCGAGCACCATTTGCATAATGCCGGTCAGAAAAGGAGCCAGCGCCGTTTTGATCGCTTTATCCATACCAATCACCACCAACTTCTTGCCTTCCAGGGTTAAAGGGATGGTGGTGGGGCCACAAAAGGCATTGGCAAGGCCAGGGGTGGTGAAGGGCACGAACAGGTTTTGTGCCGTGCCCCGAATGCTATCGGCGGTCTTCTCACTCCCTGCGACCGAGAGATACTGTGAAAACGTATTTTTGGTGAGTTTACTGAGCTGGGGAGAATTCTGAATCCGCTTAGGTAAATCGGTCATCGATAAAATGACCTGACACATCATCATGTCCGGGAAACAAGTTTGTTTGGCCAAGAGCAGTACAGCCTGGATGAGTAGATCTCCGGCGATCGAGAAGAAGGGATCATCAGAGGCATTTTTATGTTCTGAGCGCATACAGTTGTGCATGACGGAGGCCAGTTGACGCGCTGCCATCCCGTCCATGTCGTCGAGCAAAAAGTCCAAAGGATTACAAATCTCTGATTCCGGCATCCCAGGTGCAAACACATGCACGTCATAACCTGCTTTGGTGGCAGTGGGTAAGACCACGGAAACCAAGCTGTCATTGGGTTCGGTGTACTTAAAGTCGTAGACGAGTGTGGGCATCTCCTGCTCAATGGCAGACTGAGCGATCGGCAGCACCATACTGGCGGTCTTACCCGAACCTGCCCCTCCCGAAATCGCTACGCCTCGCTGGGCATCGGGTAAATACAGGGAGTTGTAGATCTTGAAAGCAACGACATTGTGCTTGCGGGCTTCGATTTGTTTGAGAGCTTTGCGCCGAGCTGCTGCTTTCTCTCGGCTACTAGCGAATCGCGCGGTGGCTAAGCGTCCTTTCTTACCTTGTCCCTGCCCCAGCCAGGACAGCGCCACAAAGCCAACGAGCGCCAGGAGCAACATCAGACCATTCCCGCCTTGCAAGGAATTGAGTAGGCTGCTCCCAGAATGGACCAAACTGTGAGTCGCAGGGGTTGAGGAATGCGTCATTGGGTTGGGCATCGTGCCTCCCTTAGTTGAGGATCTCGTTTGTCATGCAGCCTAGGTTTACGGCATCACTGAGCGCTGGTTAACAGACACTGAAGCCTCTCCCATTTCGGCTAAGCGGGAGATGAGGGTTATTGAAACGTGGGATTGAGCGATCGCTTGGTGAAGCGGCAGGCCATTGCGAACGCGCGCTAGAAACGCTTGAGTCCGCCGAATGACAGGACTATTGCTTTCAATCAAACCTTGAACGACTGCCTGTTGTAGTCCTCGTTCGACCGCTTGCCAGTTTGCAGGATGCAAATTTGCCCCCCTAGAATGGCTTTCCGGGGTAATCACCACGCTGGCGTATTGTGCCTCTCCACTGCCATAGCCCACCTTAAACAGGTAGACCTTGCGGCCATAGGCAGACTGGGTCACGACTGTCAGCAAAGTGGTTGGAGTGGCGGGCAAATTGGGAAAGGAGATGCCTGTGACTCGCCGCAAGTGGATCAAAGATGCTCCCGCTTCTAAGTTGCTATCGAAGTCGATCGTCAACCTGTTGGGGTCATCTAACCAAGCTCGGTGGATGGTTTCGCCAGTGTGGGTAAAGTCAATATTCGTCCCCGATCCTGGCCAAACGCTGATCTGGGCTCCGTTGCCACTCAATCCTTGGGCCTGCATCTGAGGAATGGAGCGAGTCATCGGTGTGGCGATCGCGCTCAGCGGAGCCGATAGGAGGGTGGCGATCGCAAGCAGAACAAAGATGGGTACTGTTCTCATGGCTGGCAACTTCAAATGAATGGTGGATGAAAACTTGTAGGGCTTGACCGGCGGGAACCACCCACAGAGCGGGTCGGTTCACAATCTCTTGCATCTCCTGCTGATGCCGCTGTTGCACTTGTTGTGCGAGAGAACCAAACGCCCCCTGTAAGATGCCACCGACGATATTGGCATCTCCATTGTGGATAGACGTAGAGGAAAGATAAGGGGAAGTGGTGGTGCTTTCAGAATGAGGGCGATTCAGCAATTGCCCAACTTGTCCTAATGCGCCATAGAGAGCTCTGTTTCGATCCAGGCGCGCCAGTTCCCGATGCCCCGACTTTTCTCGTTCTGCAAGAATGGGTTTTCCCTGTTCCCGGGTGATGAGAATGGCGTCAGGCGGTAAACTGACTACCTCTCCACCGTGGGGGGTGGGGAGGACGGCATGGGTGGCAGTCAGCTGCACGAGGCCACTTTGGGAAATCGAATTGACCTGGGCAATGAGTTGAGTGTCTCTGGGTAGCGCGATCGTGCCATTGCCTGTGGCAACCGCATCATTTAAGCGAATGGAGAAGCGTTGCGGTTGCTCTTCAGCTGCCAAATCTTCGGCCCAGAAAATGGGGGTTTGGAGAGTGGCGCTCGCCATTGCTCCTGGGAGAACTGGGTCAAAATCACTGGGGTGACCCGATAGGATGGCAGTGACATCAGCTTGGTAACGAGAATCGTCCCAAGCGCTCGCAAATTCTACCGCTGGGGTTCCAGGTTGACTAACCACGGACACCACCGCTTGCGGATGACGCTTCGGGAACTCGACTGACGCTGCCGTTTCAT
The sequence above is drawn from the Trichocoleus desertorum ATA4-8-CV12 genome and encodes:
- a CDS encoding strawberry notch family protein encodes the protein MNERKEALIRAFHSSLLQGEHYARINRARQQAEAVLGERIPPGSALTKVVDEAMEAALVRVAPIFIAGSATTHQAYDKLIDLMNRQPVLGVRSSTSVLQQAYSTPIPIAYLASTLAGINPETTVYEPTAGNGALLIEANPAQVIANELNSDRHAELTQRGYRQLTQFDASQYRPSEAVDVVIANPPFGPIHDEKGRIKRFAIPGNRRGTRQIDQAIAFKALEAMKDDGRAVLILGGKLGLDEDLRSNRYNAIESRGFFYALYQQYQVTQHISIWGDLYRKQGAGFPIDLIVIEGRGQAVRELPAADVPPIYKSFDALKELLPNEPIQQPATRLSGLRELPIRLEPRIRGSGIIDGQNPMGDEPDERAGLQPSDDAANSVANSHLDGAQWRGSGADAPQTRSGVEEALSPGVSQLIRELRDSGTRGPMVVDRGMGRDISGTQRDIQDSILGDGIRFSLSHSAKQPRDATGLAGGPRQFHAGELAIQSDLRHDQRLNLYPNTAVRIRPMSITEQEHPSSDAPLNVAYIPRSQGRTPGTLIPANMATAAQIALDKLEQVVGDVDAFVQQRLGYESKEQMWQYLYAEQIDANALAFWQRDRNKVFLNGDQTGNGKGRFCASQIVDAINQGYIPIFVTQKPNLYVSMLEDLADIGKPGVTIFATNSNTTLDLPDGTKLKAVSPPQKQAEMQQLLEQGMGGYHAVFTTYSQLQTVQSEEPFRRDLLRSLAPKAVFIFDEAHEAGGSIGEKGWKIASAAPDRAEFVRELVDRCAGVAFASATAVKDPAVMDLYARRSDATAAVTDISSLQRTLKEGESHSSK
- a CDS encoding type IV secretion system DNA-binding domain-containing protein, producing the protein MPNPMTHSSTPATHSLVHSGSSLLNSLQGGNGLMLLLALVGFVALSWLGQGQGKKGRLATARFASSREKAAARRKALKQIEARKHNVVAFKIYNSLYLPDAQRGVAISGGAGSGKTASMVLPIAQSAIEQEMPTLVYDFKYTEPNDSLVSVVLPTATKAGYDVHVFAPGMPESEICNPLDFLLDDMDGMAARQLASVMHNCMRSEHKNASDDPFFSIAGDLLIQAVLLLAKQTCFPDMMMCQVILSMTDLPKRIQNSPQLSKLTKNTFSQYLSVAGSEKTADSIRGTAQNLFVPFTTPGLANAFCGPTTIPLTLEGKKLVVIGMDKAIKTALAPFLTGIMQMVLDRNVAIARKDPFVFILDEAPTVGIDLATAFATQRSAGAITIMGYQDFGQLEQRYGEAMSRTILSNCATKAWFNPQELKSAQWSSDYIGEEHLALKQKSKGRSGGKASTNVSDNERTRKLFSPDQFLRLAPGKCILINPAISLKDEVSIPIAQKIKLTEAIEQQQNKARKLWNQKVKGRLAERSPQPKLTRDELRIYTERMIAEREAEAERILPQPMEETSIANGKLKVKR